A stretch of Bos indicus isolate NIAB-ARS_2022 breed Sahiwal x Tharparkar chromosome 24, NIAB-ARS_B.indTharparkar_mat_pri_1.0, whole genome shotgun sequence DNA encodes these proteins:
- the FAM210A gene encoding protein FAM210A, producing the protein MQWNVPKTVFRLAHRTCMEPHKAGLLGHCQNMKGPLLLYTLESRVVVVQGPQKRWLHLPTAQCVAKERKPFTAVQSQPGVFHHKQWEQDILSKRVLSSSATSSGPPSEKKEDPDPLQDRSISLYQRFKKTFRQYGKVLIPVHLITSAVWFGTFYYAAMKGVNVVPFLELIGLPDSIVNILKNSQSGNALTAYALFKIATPARYTVTLGGTSFTVKYLRSRGYMSTPPPVKEYLQDKMEETKELLTEKMEETKDRLTEKLQETKGKVSLKKKVE; encoded by the exons ATGCAATGGAATGTACCAAAGACTGTATTCCGACTGGCACATAGGACGTGCATGGAACCACATAAAGCCGGTCTTTTGGGACACTGTCAAAACATGAAGGGACCATTACTTTTGTATACCTTGGAATCCAGAGTGGTTGTGGTACAAGGCCCTCAGAAACGGTGGCTGCACTTACCCACTGCCCAGTGTGTTGCAAAGGAAAGGAAGCCATTCACTGCTGTTCAATCCCAACCAGGGGTCTTTCACCATAAACAGTGGGAGCAGGATATCTTATCCAAGAGAGTTCTGTCATCCAGTGCCACGTCCTCAGGACCTCCCTCCGAAAAAAAAGAAGATCCTGATCCGTTACAAGACAGATCTATTAGTCTTTATCAACGGTTTAAGAAAACATTTAGACAGTATGGAAAAGTTTTGATTCCAGTGCATCTAATAACTTCTGCTGTTTGGTTTGGAACATTTTACTATGCAGCCATGAA aGGAGTGAATGTCGTTCCTTTTCTAGAACTTATTGGGTTACCTGACAGTATAGTGAACATTCTGAAAAATTCCCAGAGTGGAAATGCACTAACAGCATATGCCCTGTTTAAG ATTGCAACACCTGCGCGGTACACTGTAACTCTGGGGGGGACCTCCTTCACTGTGAAGTATCTGCGTAGCCGGGGCTACATGTCGACACCACCCCCCGTGAAGGAGTACCTGCAAGACAAGATGGAGGAAACAAAGGAGCTCCTCACAGAGAAGATGGAAGAGACAAAGGACAGACTCACTGAAAAACTGCAAGAAACCAAAGGAAAGGTTTCTCTTAAGAAAAAAGTGGAATAG